A genomic region of Anas platyrhynchos isolate ZD024472 breed Pekin duck chromosome 9, IASCAAS_PekinDuck_T2T, whole genome shotgun sequence contains the following coding sequences:
- the PAQR9 gene encoding membrane progestin receptor epsilon, producing MSDAAGGGGGGGGGGGGGGGEAQSHRGSSAGGCGSGGSASPGRRRRGAAGSGQGAAGGPGAGGGSGDSMPAGDGAKEEEEEGAPPPGRPAALLRWDEVPEDFVECFILSGYRRLHCSAQECLASVLQPTNETLNFWTHFIPLLLFLSRFGRLLLLRGAGDVPFHHPALLPLWCYASGVLLTFAMSCTAHLFSCLSPRLRAAFFYLDYASISYYGFASTVAYSYYLLPGLSLLDAGAMSRYVQQQLGWQLDCSLPIAAYRALVLPVALALAVGCTAACCRSRAACCAYPFAVRTFVFAMPLSMACPIMLESLLFDLRTRNPTLFIYFYRRYCWLLVAAFFNVSKIPERIQPGLFDIVGHSHQLFHIFTFLSIYDQVHYVEDGLAEFLKASPAAPTYLGTVGYMLLLTLCLAVVVRRFLNVADLCKQD from the coding sequence ATGAGTGATGCtgccgggggcggcggcggcggcggaggaggaggaggaggaggaggaggagaagcgcAGAGCCACCGCGGCTCCTCCGCCGGCGGCTGCGGGAGCGGCGGCTCCGCCTCGcccgggaggcggcggcggggagcggcggggagcgggcagggggcggccggggggcccggggccggcgggggcagcggggacaGCATGCCGGCCGGAGACGGggccaaggaggaggaggaagagggggcgccgccgcccggccgccccgccgccctgcTGCGGTGGGACGAGGTGCCCGAGGACTTCGTGGAGTGCTTCATCCTCTCGGGGTACCGGCGGCTGCACTGCTCGGCGCAGGAGTGCCTGGCCTCGGTGCTGCAGCCCACCAACGAGACGCTCAACTTCTGGACCCACTTCATCCCACTGCTGCTCTTCCTCAGCCGCTtcgggcggctgctgctgctgcggggcgCCGGGGACGTGCCCTTCCaccacccagccctgctgcccctctgGTGCTATGCCTCGGGGGTGCTGCTCACCTTCGCCATGAGCTGCACGGCCCACCTCTTCAGCTGCCTCTCCCCGCGCCTCCGCGCCGCCTTCTTCTACCTGGACTACGCCTCCATCAGCTACTACGGCTTCGCCAGCACCGTGGCCTACTCCTACTACCTGCTGCCAGGCCTGAGCCTGCTGGACGCTGGCGCCATGAGCCGCTACGTGCAGCAGCAACTGGGCTGGCAGCTGGACTGCAGCCTGCCCATCGCGGCCTACCGCGCCCTGGTGCTGCCCGTGGCCCTGGCGCTGGCCGTGGGCTGCACAGCCGCCTGCTGCCGCAGCCGCGCCGCCTGCTGCGCCTACCCCTTCGCCGTGCGCACCTTTGTCTTCGCCATGCCACTGAGCATGGCCTGCCCCATCATGCTGGAGAGCCTCCTCTTCGACCTCCGCACCCGCAACCCTACGCTCTTCATCTACTTCTACCGGCGCTactgctggctgctggtggccgCCTTCTTCAACGTCAGCAAAATCCCTGAGCGGATCCAGCCGGGGCTTTTCGACATCGTGGGGCACAGCCACCAGCTTTTCCACATCTTCACCTTCCTCAGCATCTACGACCAGGTGCACTATGTGGAGGATGGGCTGGCCGAGTTCCTCAAGGCATCCCCAGCCGCTCCCACCTACTTGGGCACCGTGGGGTATATGCTGCTGCTGACGCTCTGCCTGGCTGTGGTGGTCAGGAGGTTCCTCAATGTCGCAGACCTCTGCAAGCAGGACTGA